The Xenopus tropicalis strain Nigerian chromosome 2, UCB_Xtro_10.0, whole genome shotgun sequence genome window below encodes:
- the LOC100496978 gene encoding olfactory receptor 4C6: MENESNSSTSFLLLGLLEMERFPHVYCYLCILAYTFIILLSSMIVLVILTEESCRQPMYILICTVILNGMFGSSTFFPKLIMDLLLSSTKISRTGCLLQVLCVTTYTIFEVSSLTVMAYDRYLAVCHPLHYVYLMTNEKALKFIGGAFIFSFTSVLIAVLLSARLPFCGTRIKNIFCDNMSLVILSCVDTSANTLYGTVSTTLFLAFTLVMIAYSYLRIFMVCLKVSKEACEKAIHTLVTHLMNFSIFLIGVFFIFIRYRLGNINLPIVIHVLLSVTILVFPPLLNPIIYGIRTKALNVKLVRLFRKGLGINPQINP, from the coding sequence ATGGAAAATGAGTCCAACAGCAGCACCAGTTTCCTCCTCCTTGGTCTCCTGGAGATGGAAAGATTCCCACACGTGTACTGTTACCTATGTATCTTGGCCTACACCTTCATCATCCTCCTGAGCTCCATGATCGTACTTGTGATACTCACAGAGGAGAGCTGCCGGCAGCCCATGTACATTCTCATTTGTACCGTCATCCTAAACGGCATGTTCGGCAGCTCCACGTTTTTCCCCAAACTCATTATGGACCTTCTTTTGTCCTCCACTAAGATCTCCCGCACCGGCTGCCTCCTCCAGGTCCTCTGTGTGACAACTTACACCATCTTTGAGGTTtcttctctaacagtaatggcttaTGACAGATACCTGGCTGTGTGCCACCCTTTACACTATGTCTATTTAATGACCAATGAAAAGGCTCTGAAGTTCATTGGAGGAGCTTTCATCTTCTCTTTCACCTCAGTCCTTATCGCTGTCCTCCTCTCGGCAAGGCTTCCGTTCTGTGGAACTCGTATCAAAAATATCTTTTGTGATAATATGTCCCTGGTCATCCTGTCGTGTGTGGATACTTCTGCCAATACTCTCTATGGGACAGTATCCACCACTCTATTCCTGGCCTTCACTCTAGTGATGATCGCCTATTCCTACCTCCGCATCTTTATGGTTTGCCTGAAGGTTTCCAAGGAGGCTTGTGAGAAGGCCATTCACACGTTGGTGACCCATCTCATGAATTTTTCTATTTTCCTTATTGGAGTCTTCTTCATTTTTATTCGATACAGACTAGGAAATATCAACTTGCCCATTGTCATCCATGTATTGCTCTCTGTAACTATATTGGTCTTCCCACCTCTTCTCAACCCTATTATATATGGAATAAGGACAAAAGCTCTAAATGTGAAGCTTGTTCGTCTCTTCCGTAAAGGACTTGGaataaacccacaaataaacccatGA
- the LOC101734834 gene encoding olfactory receptor 52B6 yields the protein MSRRRMENVSSVSRHFVLLGLVEMEDLRYLYCILSLFLYVFILLLSLGIVLVVLTEESLHEPMYIFICNLTFNGMLGSSSFFPKLIIDLLTSSHQISHVGCFLQLLGLITYAIFEISSFTLMAYDRYLAVCDPLRYATNMTNAKAVRLIVGFFAFSFFSVLVTVILSARLSYCGTQIKNIFCENLSLIVLSCGDSSVNSLYGILSTVIFLVFTLLIIAYSYINIFMVCLRISKEACEKAIHTVVTHFLGFSIFLVGGLFIFVRFRLGNNNLPLFAHILLSVTFIVFPPLFNPLIYGIRTKALRVKIFHHLHKISIFAAL from the coding sequence ATGAGCAGAAGGAGAATGGAAAATGTATCCTCTGTTAGCAGGCACTTTGTCCTCCTTGGACTTGTGGAGATGGAAGATCTGAGATATCTCTACTGCATTCTCTCCCTGTTCCTATACGTATTTATACTGCTCTTGAGCTTGGGGATTGTGCTTGTGGTTCTGACAGAAGAAAGCCTCCATGAGCCCATGTACATATTCATATGTAATCTTACCTTCAACGGGATGTTGGGGAGCAGCTCTTTCTTCCCCAAGCTGATCATTGACTTGTTGACTTCGTCCCATCAGATCTCACACGTTGGCTGCTTTCTGCAACTTCTTGGGCTCATAACGTACGCCATTTTTGAGATATCCTCATTCACACTCATGGCCTATGACAGGTATCTGGCTGTGTGTGACCCCTTACGATATGCCACCAACATGACCAACGCAAAAGCCGTTAGACTCATTGTAGGTTTCTTTGCTTTCTCCTTCTTCTCTGTCTTAGTTACTGTGATTTTATCTGCGAGACTTTCTTACTGTGGGACAcaaatcaaaaacattttttgtgaaaaCCTTTCCCTCATTGTCCTGTCCTGTGGGGATTCCTCTGTCAATAGTCTCTATGGGATCTTATCGACTGTAATTTTCTTGGTTTTCACGTTACTGATTATCGCTTATTCCTACATTAATATCTTTATGGTCTGTCTGAGGATTTCCAAGGAAGCCTGTGAGAAAGCCATTCACACTGTGGTCACCCACTTCCTTGGCTTCTCCATCTTCTTGGTTGGGGGGCTGTTTATTTTTGTAAGATTCCGACTGGGGAACAACAATCTCCCCCTTTTTGCCCACATTCTGCTCTCTGTAACTTTTATAGTTTTTCCTCCTCTTTTTAACCCCCTGATATACGGAATAAGGACTAAAGCACTAAGGGTAAAAATCTTTCATCACCTGCACAAAATCAGTATTTTCGCCGCTCTATGA
- the LOC100488285 gene encoding olfactory receptor 52B6 — protein sequence MENVSSVSRHFVLLGLVEMEDLRYLYCILSLFLYIFILLLSLGIVLVVLTEENLHEPMYIFICNLTFNGMLGSSSFFPKLIIDLLASSHQISHVGCFLQVLFMMIYVLFEISSFTLMAYDRYLAVCEPLRYFTLMTNKKAVQLILGFFGLCFISVSIAVILSARLSYCGTGIKNVFCDNLSLIVLSCGDSSVNNLYGLVGTIVFLVLTLLAIAYSYLRIFMVCLKISKEACEKAIHTVVTHLLGFSLFLVGTFFVFIRFRLGNNNLPLFAHILLSVTLVVVPPLLNPLIYGIRTKALSEKIFHHLQKFNLL from the coding sequence ATGGAAAATGTATCCTCTGTTAGCAGGCACTTTGTTCTCCTTGGACTTGTGGAGATGGAAGATCTGAGATATCTCTACTGCATTCTCTCCCTGTTCCTATACATATTTATACTGCTCTTGAGCTTGGGGATTGTGCTTGTGGTTCTGACAGAAGAAAACCTCCATGAGCCCATGTACATATTCATATGTAATCTTACCTTCAACGGGATGTTGGGGAGCAGCTCTTTCTTCCCCAAGCTGATCATTGACTTGTTGGCTTCGTCCCATCAGATCTCACACGTTGGCTGCTTTCTGCAAGTTCTCTTCATGATGATTTATGTCTTATTTGAGATATCCTCATTCACActcatggcctatgaccgataccTGGCTGTGTGTGAGCCCCTGAGATACTTCACCTTAATGACCAATAAGAAAGCAGTACAACTCATTCTGGGTTTCTTTGGTTTGTGTTTTATCTCCGTCTCCATTGCCGTTATCCTTTCGGCGAGACTTTCCTACTGTGGGACGGGCATCAAGAATGTTTTTTGTGATAACCTTTCCCTCATTGTCCTGTCCTGTGGGGATTCTTCTGTAAATAATCTCTATGGACTCGTTGGTACAATTGTTTTCTTGGTGTTGACCCTACTGGCCATCGCTTATTCCTACCTGAGGATCTTTATGGTTTGTTTGAAGATTTCCAAGGAAGCCTGTGAGAAAGCCATTCACACTGTGGTCACCCACTTACTTGGCTTCTCTCTCTTCTTGGTTGGAACTTTCTTTGTTTTCATCCGGTTCCGACTGGGGAACAACAATCTCCCCCTTTTTGCCCACATTCTGCTCTCTGTAACATTAGTGGTTGTCCCTCCTCTCCTGAACCCCCTGATATACGGAATAAGGACTAAAGCATTGAGTGAAAAAATCTTTCATCATCTGCAAAAATTCAATTTATTATAA